A region of Lycium barbarum isolate Lr01 chromosome 1, ASM1917538v2, whole genome shotgun sequence DNA encodes the following proteins:
- the LOC132601657 gene encoding tropinone reductase homolog At2g29170 codes for MYDHILFRHAVVEELAELGATVYTCSRNEAALKECLKEWSAKGFKVKGCVCDVSSRDQRVQLMENVSSAFDGKLNILVTSITSPPM; via the coding sequence ATGTATGATCATATTCTTTTTAGGCATGCTGTTGTGGAGGAACTAGCCGAGCTGGGTGCGACAGTCTACACATGTTCACGTAATGAAGCAGCGCTTAAGGAATGCTTGAAAGAGTGGTCCGCGAAAGGCTTTAAAGTGAAGGGTTGTGTCTGTGATGTATCTTCAAGGGATCAGAGAGTTCAACTCATGGAAAACGTCTCCTCTGCTTTCGACGGAAAGCTGAACATTCTTGTAACTTCTATAACTTCTCCTCCTATGTAG